The sequence CGCCACCGTGGCGTCGGGCCCGGACATCAGCCGCCCGCCCGGGAACAGCTCCGCCAGCACCTCCGCCTCCCGGACGACACCGGGCAGCGGTGAGGCCCCCGGCGTCTCGGCGAGCGCCACGACGAGCGGCCGGGGCCGCGCACGGACCCGGGCACCGGCACCGGCGGTGAGCCCGGCGCGGGCCCGGACCAGGGCGCGCAGGGTCGGGGTGTACGAGGACACGGCACGGTCCATGACCCAGGTGCCGGAGTCCCGGCCGCCGCGCCCGGCCGCGTGCAGCGGCAGGAAGGACAGCCAGCCGGTCGGACACCACCACAGCCGGGGCCAGGGCGCACCGGCGGCCGGTTCGGCGTCGAGCCCGAGGTGGGCCAGGACGGGCGCCGCGATCACGTCCCAGAGCCAGCCGAGCGTGCCGGACAGGGTGCCCATCATGGCGACGGCCTCGTCCACGCCGTTGGTGCCGTAGGCGGTCTCGATGCCGTCGACGAACTCGGCCACCCGCCCGATGACCGCCTCCAGGGCGAGTCCGGGCAGCGGGACCACGTCGATCCCGGCGCCCGCGGTCACGATCAGGGCATCGCAGCGGTGGACGCTGACGTTGACCACCACCACGGGTCCGCCGTCGGCGGCGGCGACCAGCTCCGGTACGGCGGGCGGGCGCAGGAAGCCGTCCAGGCCGGGCAGTTCGCGTACCTCCGCGAGGAGCCGGCTCCAGCGGGCGGCCAGGGCGTGCCGGGCCTCGGCGATCTCACCCGCCCGGTGCGCGTCCTGGGTGGGGGAGAGCGGCGGCGGCGCGCTCAGCTCGTCGCGGACGCGCTCGAACTCCGCCGCGCGGACGGGGTCCAGCTCGCGCAGCCGCGACACGTCGGCCCGGTCCTCCAGGCCCTGGCCCAGCAGCACGCCCCGCCCCTGTTCCAGCAGGGCGAGGGCGTAGTCCGGCCGGCCCGCGTCGATCGCCAGCGCGGCGGCGTCGCTCGCCACGCCCTCACCGCTGGTGAGCCTGGCCTCCTGGTCGATGCGGGCGAGGCCGCGCGGGGCGATGCCGGGCAGCAGGCCCACGGCGTACGCGTATCCCTCCAGCGCCTCCGCGCGGTCGCCCGCCCGTACGGCGGCCAGCCCCCAGCCGTGGGCGGCCTGGACCCGGGTCACACCGTGGGCGGCCGGATTGCGGGCGCCGTCGCGGGCGACGCGGACCACCTCCGCCAGGTCGACCGGTTCGCCCGCGGCATGGCGGTTCAGCTGGGTCATGGCCAGCAGGGTCTGGGACAGGGCGTGGTTGGGGTCGCCCCCTGCCATGCGGACCAGGGACTCCCGGGCGGCCGAGGCCGCCCGCTCCCACGCCTGAAGGGCCGCCGGTGCGGACGGGTCGCCGCAGAGGTGGGCGAAGACCTGACAGGCCACGGTGAGCTTCTGCAGAGCGAAGAAACGTGAGGGGTGGCGCTCGCCGAGCCGGGCCACCACGTCCTCCAGGAGCCGGCGGGCCTCCGCCGCGGTGGGCAGGTCGTTGGTGGCCTGCGCCTGGTTGATCAGCATGTCCGCCAGGTTGATCGAGGCCCCCTCACCGCCTTCGAGGTCGCCGTGCTCCACGGCGATGGCCGCGCGCAGCAGGGCCATCGCCTCGCCGGTGGCCGCGGTGTCACCGGTGAGCGCGTCCCACTGGCGCAGCGCCTCGGCCAGGTTGTTCAGGTGCAGGGAGCGGTCCATGGCCGAGGGCAGGCACTCGCTCAGCGCCCTCCGCAGCACCGTCACCGCCTCGGCCAGCCAGGTGCGGTCGCCGGTGCGCCTGCTGCGGTCCATGAGCGCGCTGCCCAGGTTGGTGAGCGTCATGCTGATCCGGGCCCGGGGCGTGCAGGACACGGCCTCGCGCAAGGTGTCGACGGCGGCGTCCATGAGGACTTCGTCGCCGGTGTGCCGGGCCCGGCTCCACTGGATGTAGCCCAGGCTGGTGAGGATGGAGCCCCGCAGCTCGGCGGTCTCGGGGCTCAGCGCGGCCAGGGCGGCGCGGAACTGGAAGACAGCCTCGTCGCTGTGGCGGACGTCGCGCGTGTGGCGGTGGAGGGCTCCCAGGCTGTTCGCGAGGCCGAGCAGGGCCACGGGCTCCGGCGGTCCCGACGCCATCACCAGCGCCTCCCGGTGCCAGCGGACGGCCTCCTCCAGCGGGGCGGGGTCGGCGGAGAGCCGGGCGAGGTTGCGCAGGGCGTCCCCGAGCGCGGTGCGGCAGGCGGCCCCGCCGTAGGTCTCCTCGTCGGAGACGGCCACGGCCCCGCGCAGCACCTCGATGCCCTCCCGCAGTGCTTCGGTGTCCGAGCAGAACTCGGCGCGGGCCAGCAGGGCCTCCCCGAAGCAGGTGCGCTGGTGCGCCTGGAGGAAGTCGTCGGCCGAGGACAGGGCGATGGCCTCGCGGTGGGTGGCCACGGCTTCGGTGAGGAGTTCGGGCCGGCCGGCGCGCAGGGCGACCTTCACCAGGCAGACGCCGAGGTTGGACCGGCGCACGGACTCCCTGGACCGGGAGAGGGGAGCACGCTCCAGCTCCTCGCGTACGTGGCGCACCGCCTCCTCGTACAGGTCGGTACCCGTCGTCACATCGCCCCGGGTGATGAGGGCCGTCACGTAGTCGGTATGGCACTCCCAGTACGCCGGGTCGCCGGCCGGGAACAGGCCGAGCGCCCGGCGCATCTCCTCGGCGCCCTGCCGCCACGCGCCGTCGTCCGCACCCGCGCGCCGGGCCAGCGCCGTGCCGAGCACGAAGCGCGTGGTGGCCCGGAAGCCGTCGTCGGGGGCGGGCAGGGCGAGGCACTTGTGGAAGCAGTCGATGGCCTCGTCGAGGCCGGCCGGGTCGCCCGACGCCCGCAGGCAGCGCCCGAGCGCCCGCAGGGCACGCGCCCGCAGGGCCGAGCGGGCCGGGAGGTCCGAGACCAGGGCACGGACGAGCGCGAGGCAGTCGGGCAGGGCCGCCGGGACGCCCGCACCGGCGGTTCTGCGGGCCCGGCCGGACAGCAGATCGGCCAGTCCTTCGGCGTGTGTCACCCGTCGGCCGAAGTCGTCCGCGGGCACGCCCTCCAGCCCGAGGCGGGCGTGGTCGACGGCCTGCTCCAGGTCGTCCGGCCGGCCCGACACGGTGTGCCGCGCGCCGAGCAGGCGGGCGAGGGACGAGTGTCCCTGGGCGCGGAACGGATGCCCGTCCGGTGTGCCGTCCAGGGTCTCCCGGGCGATCTCGCACGCCTCCTCCAGTACGCGGCGGTCGCCGATGTGGGAGGAGTAACTTCCCATGATCAGGACGAGGTTGCCGCGGTACACCGTGCGCTCGTACGGGCTGGGGGCCGTCGCTGCCGCCTCGCGGCAGAGGGCGATGCCCTCTTCGTACTCCTCGGTGCGGTCCCCGTTCTCCGGGGCGCCCTGGACCAGGGCGACGCCCAGGTCGGAGAGGAACGAGGCCCGGCTCGACAGCGCGGTGTCCGGCTCCGCCAGCGCCTCGCGCAGCCGGGTGACGCCCTCGCGGCGGAGCCCGGGATCGGCCAGGAGCTTCGCCGCGGAGCACAGGGCCGAGCCGAGGGTGGCGCCGAACTGGGGGCGGGCCGGGTTGTTCCAGGTGGTCAGCTCCACCGCCTTCCGCAGCTCGGCGACCGCTTCCCGCATGGCGTCGTGGTCGCCGTTCGCCGCGGCCCAGTGGCGCAGGGTATGGCCCAGGTTGCCGTGCCTGCGGGCCTGCTCGTCCTCGGTGCCCGGGGCGCAGACGACGGCGGCGCGGCCGGCCCGGACGGCGGCGGTGAGTGCCTGCTGCGCGGCGCCGGTCTGGGCGCCGTAGAAGAGGACGAGCCCCAAGTCGGAGAGGCAGGTGCCCTGTTCGAGGCTGCCGTCGCCGAAGGCCGCGGCAGCGTGTCGTAACAGGATCTCGGAATACGGGAGGGCGCCCTGGGCGCGGCCCTGCTGGAACAGCAGGGTCATCCCGATGGCCGCTTCGTACGCGTGGCCGGGCTCGGTCGCCGCACCGCCCGGTGCGCCCCTCAGCAGGGCGTACAGCGGTCGTAGGTCCTGCGGCAGCTGCTCCGGGTCCTGCCCGTCCACGGCCAGGAACCACAGCACCGCGGCCCCGAGCGACGCCGGATCGGCCTCCCGCGCCGCGAGGAAGCGGCACCACTCGGTGTGGCCGAGGGCGAGGGCTCCGGGGGGCCAGGCGGCGCCGTCGGGCAGGACGACGGCGGCCCGCACCTCGTCGGCCGCCGCCCGTGCCTCGGGGCCGAGGAACCATTCCAGGGCGCGGGCGTCGGTCTCCGCGCGGGCGGACCGGTCGAGCAGCAGGCGCGCGGCGGTCCCGGCGCTCACCGTACGTTCCCTGTCATCACTTCCCCGTCGGCCGGCAGCACTTTCAACCTACCTACCATGAACGGGACTTGGGGTCAGGGCTCGACCGGCCGGATCTCGTAGTGCAGGGTCCGGTCCCGCTTGAGCCGGTGCGTCAGCGGGACGAGGACCCCCTGGGTGGCCGGGTACTTCCGGGACAGCATCCGGGACGCGTGCGTGTTCTCCTTCGAACCGGCCGGGAGGAGGCGCGCGTGGGCCTCGATCTGCGGCCCCGTGGACCGGCCGCGTACGGTGCACGGGCCGATCCGCACCATCGGGTGGTTGCGCATCCGCTCGACCTTCCACGCCGAGGAGAACGTCCGGATGTAGGCGTGGTCGCCCTCGACCGCGATGTGCACCGGGGTGTCGGCGTGCGTCCCGTCCTGCCGCCGCGTGCTCAGCAGGACCGTGTACTGCCTCACATAGGGCTTGAGCTGCGGGATCGTATCCATGCCTCCATGGTCCACCGGTGCGGGCCCGTGCTCATCCGGGCAGCGGACGCCCGGCCGCCGATTCGCGTAGGGTCCCCGGATCATGACGACCGACCGCCGCGGCCCCGCGCCCTTCGCCACGCCCCGCCTCGACGCCCTGCCCCTGCGGGTGGAGTACGCGGACGAGATGGCCGCCGTCCTGGCCGACCCCGCCCTGCACACCTTCACCGGGGGCGCTCCGGAGACGTCGGATGCCCTGCGCGCCCGGTACGTACGCCAGACCGCCGGGTCGCCGGACCCGGACGAGCTGTGGTGCAACTGGGTACTGCGGGCCGGTGACGGCCTGGTGGGGTACGTGCAGGCCACGGTGCGTGGCGACCGCGCCGAGATCGCCTGGGTGGTGGGCGTCCCCTGGCAGGGGCGCGGCTACGCCCGGGAGGCGGCCCGGGGCCTGGTCGCGCACCTCCGGGAGACCGGCGTACGGACCGTGATCGCCCACATCCACCCCGGACACACGGCCTCCGCCGCCGTGGCCGCCGGCGCGGGCCTGACGCGGACGGGGGAGTGGGAGGACGACGAGGAGCGGTGGGCGCTGGGCTAGGGTCTCAGGCGTCCGGCGTGCGGGGCTTGGCCCGGCCCGCGTCGATCAGCTCGGCGACATCGAGGCTCACCTCGGCGCCGATCGAGGCGGGCAGCGGCGCCTGCTGGCCGGGGGCGTACACCTCGTGGCGGTCGTACGAGCTGCCCAGCGGTTCCGTGAGGACGTGGACGCGGCCGTGCTTCCGGTCGAGGATCACGTACACAGGGATCTTCGCCTCGGCGTACGCGGCGACCTTGTGCCGCAGGTCACTGGCGTAGTTGCTGGAGGTGACCTCCAGGACCAGGCGGAAGACGGCGGGGTCGTAGCAGTTGTACTCGATCAGGTGCTCGTCGAAGTCCGCGTCGACCAGGGAGAGGTCGGGGATCGCGTAGTCGTCGGGGCCGCCCGGGAGCCAGAGGCCGATGCCCTGGAGGACTTCCGTCTCCTCGCCGCCGAGCCCGGCTTCGAAGAGCGCGATCATGACCGTGGTCAGGGCGTTTGCGTGCGGGCCGTCCCGGAGCGGGGCCACAGTGACCACTCCCCCGATGATCTCGAAACGGTAGCCGGGATGCAGCTCCGAGAGTCTGTCCGCTGTGGCGAGCAGCTCCCGCCCGTCGTCGGTGAGGGGCCCGACTCCTGCTGTGGACATGGCGGGCCTCCCGGGGCGGCTGGTGTCGAGACCATCATCGTAGGGTCGAGTGAAGCAGAAACGGCCCCGCACATCTCGCGATGCGCGGGGCCGTTCCGGGGCGTACGGGCTACAGCTTCTCGATCACGTAGTCGATGCAGGCCGTCAGGGCCTGGACGTCCGACGGGTCGATGGCGGGGAACATCGCCACGCGGAGCTGGTTGCGGCCGAGCTTGCGGTACGGGTCGGTGTCGACGATGCCGTTGGCGCGCAGCACCTTGGCGATCGCGGAGGCGTCGATCTCGTCGGCGAAGTCGATCGTGCCGATGACCTGCGAGCGCTTGGCCGGGTCGGTGACGAACGGGGTCGCGTACTTGGACTCCTCGGCCCAGCCGTAGAGGTGGCCCGAGGAAGCGGCCGTGCGGCCGGTCGTGAAGTCCAGGCCGCCCTGGGTGTTCATCCACGTCAGCTGCTCGTTCAGCAGGAAGAGCGTGGCGAGCGCCGGGGTGTTGTACGTCTGGTTCTTCAGGGAGTTGTCGATCGCCGTGGGCAGCGAGAAGAACTCCGGGATGTGCCGGCCGGAGGCGTGGATCCGGGCCGCGCGCTCCAGGGCGGCCGGCGAGAAGACGCCGATCCACAGGCCGCCGTCGGAGGCGAAGGACTTCTGCGGGGCGAAGTAGTAGACGTCCGTCTCGGCGATGTCGACGGGCAGGCCGCCCGCGCCGGAGGTGGCGTCCACCAGGACGAGGGAGCCCTCGTCCGCGCCCGCGACCCGCTTGACGGGGGCCGCGACACCGGTCGAGGTCTCGTTGTGCGTGAACGCGTAGACATCGACGCCCGCCTCGGCCTTCGGGTCCGGGTGGGTGCCCGGGTCGGAGGCGATGACGGTCGGGTCGGCCAGCCACGGGGCGAGCTTGGCGGCCTTCGCGAACTTCGACGAGAACTCGCCGAAGTTGAGGTGCTGGGACTTCGACTCGATCAGACCGTGCGTCGCGATGTCCCAGAAGGCGGTGGAGCCGCCGTTGCCGAGAATCACCTCGTAGCCCTCGGGGAGGGAGAAGAGGTCGCGCACGCCCTCGCGCACCGCGCCGACCAGGTTCTTCACCGGGGCCTGGCGGTGGGACGTACCGAGCAGAGAGGTTCCGGTGGCGGCCAGCGCGTCGAGCGCCTCCGTCCGCACCTTGGAGGGACCGGCGCCGAAGCGCCCGTCGGCGGGCTTGATGTCAGCGGGAATCTGGATGTCGGCCACGAGTCGGAGCGTAGCCGCTCGCCGCTGCGACTACGCACCCTGTCCGTCCGATGAGACAGGGGTTCCGACTCGTGGTCGTCGGAGGAACATCCGTACGTACGGTGTCAGCGCAGCGTGACCGGGAGTTCGTACAGGTCGTTCTGCGTGACGATCGGCTTGTTGCGCAGCTCCTCCACCGGCACGGCCAGCGACAGGTCCGGGAAGCGGGCGTACAGCGCGGGCAGCGCGACCGCCGCCTCCAGGCGGGACAGCGCGGCGCCGGGGCAGACGTGCGGGCCGTGACCGAAGGAGAGGTGACGGTTCGGCGAGCGGGTGACGTCGAACTCCGTCGCCGTCTCCCCCCACTGGTCCTCGTCGTGCGCGATGGCCGCGAACGAGGTCATGACGCCCTCGCCCTTCGGCAGCACCCGGTCGCCGACCGCGATGTCCTCCGTCGCGAACCGGATCAGGATGTGCGAGGTCGGTGCCGACCAGCGCAGCGTCTCCTCGATCACCGCGTCCCAGCCCACCTCGCCGGCCAGCACCGCGCGCCGCTGCTCCGGGTGGCTCTCCAGAGCGACGACGGCGTTGACGATGAGGCTGATCGTCGTCTCGTGACCGGCCGCGATGATCAGCTTGAGGGTGTTGAGGATCTCGTCGTCGGTGAGGTGGTCCCCGTCCTCGGAGGCCACGAGCAGCGCCCCGGTCAGGTCGTCGGCCGGGGACGCCTTCTTCTCGTCCAGGATGCGCGAGAACAGCGCGTGGATGTCCGCCATCATCCGCGGCACCTCGGCGCGGGGCGTCATGTTGGAGAAGAACGTGTCGAAGAGTTCCTTCATCCGGGGCAGGTCCGCCGAGTCGATGCCCATCAGCTCGCTGATGACGTTCATCGGCAGCGGGTACGCGAACTCCGCCTTCAGGTCGACGGTTTCGCCCGCCGCGTGCTGCTCCAGGCGGTCCAGCAGCTCCTTCGTCCGCGCCTCGATGCCCTCGCGCAGCCTCTCCACCCGCCGCACGGTGAGGGCCTGCGCGACCAGGCCGCGCAGTCTGCGGTGCTCGGCGCCGTCGGCGGTGAGCATGGTGCGGCCCGGGTTGACCAGGCCGATCAGCGGCCAGTCGAGCGGGATCTCGCCGCGCTGCCAGGCGCCCCACACGTTGATGTCCTTGACCAGGCGGCTGTCGGTGAGCAGCGCCTTCGCCTCGGCGTAGTGGGTGACCGTGTAGACGGGCACCCCGCCCGGCAGCTCGACCCGGGCCAGCGGGCCCGCCGCGTACAGCCGTGCGCTCTCGCCCGCGAGGTCGGAGAC is a genomic window of Streptomyces sp. NBC_00708 containing:
- a CDS encoding cytochrome P450, encoding MTATTPEQDTDRIVLDPFVSDLAGESARLYAAGPLARVELPGGVPVYTVTHYAEAKALLTDSRLVKDINVWGAWQRGEIPLDWPLIGLVNPGRTMLTADGAEHRRLRGLVAQALTVRRVERLREGIEARTKELLDRLEQHAAGETVDLKAEFAYPLPMNVISELMGIDSADLPRMKELFDTFFSNMTPRAEVPRMMADIHALFSRILDEKKASPADDLTGALLVASEDGDHLTDDEILNTLKLIIAAGHETTISLIVNAVVALESHPEQRRAVLAGEVGWDAVIEETLRWSAPTSHILIRFATEDIAVGDRVLPKGEGVMTSFAAIAHDEDQWGETATEFDVTRSPNRHLSFGHGPHVCPGAALSRLEAAVALPALYARFPDLSLAVPVEELRNKPIVTQNDLYELPVTLR
- a CDS encoding PPOX class F420-dependent oxidoreductase; amino-acid sequence: MDTIPQLKPYVRQYTVLLSTRRQDGTHADTPVHIAVEGDHAYIRTFSSAWKVERMRNHPMVRIGPCTVRGRSTGPQIEAHARLLPAGSKENTHASRMLSRKYPATQGVLVPLTHRLKRDRTLHYEIRPVEP
- a CDS encoding CHAT domain-containing protein, with translation MSAGTAARLLLDRSARAETDARALEWFLGPEARAAADEVRAAVVLPDGAAWPPGALALGHTEWCRFLAAREADPASLGAAVLWFLAVDGQDPEQLPQDLRPLYALLRGAPGGAATEPGHAYEAAIGMTLLFQQGRAQGALPYSEILLRHAAAAFGDGSLEQGTCLSDLGLVLFYGAQTGAAQQALTAAVRAGRAAVVCAPGTEDEQARRHGNLGHTLRHWAAANGDHDAMREAVAELRKAVELTTWNNPARPQFGATLGSALCSAAKLLADPGLRREGVTRLREALAEPDTALSSRASFLSDLGVALVQGAPENGDRTEEYEEGIALCREAAATAPSPYERTVYRGNLVLIMGSYSSHIGDRRVLEEACEIARETLDGTPDGHPFRAQGHSSLARLLGARHTVSGRPDDLEQAVDHARLGLEGVPADDFGRRVTHAEGLADLLSGRARRTAGAGVPAALPDCLALVRALVSDLPARSALRARALRALGRCLRASGDPAGLDEAIDCFHKCLALPAPDDGFRATTRFVLGTALARRAGADDGAWRQGAEEMRRALGLFPAGDPAYWECHTDYVTALITRGDVTTGTDLYEEAVRHVREELERAPLSRSRESVRRSNLGVCLVKVALRAGRPELLTEAVATHREAIALSSADDFLQAHQRTCFGEALLARAEFCSDTEALREGIEVLRGAVAVSDEETYGGAACRTALGDALRNLARLSADPAPLEEAVRWHREALVMASGPPEPVALLGLANSLGALHRHTRDVRHSDEAVFQFRAALAALSPETAELRGSILTSLGYIQWSRARHTGDEVLMDAAVDTLREAVSCTPRARISMTLTNLGSALMDRSRRTGDRTWLAEAVTVLRRALSECLPSAMDRSLHLNNLAEALRQWDALTGDTAATGEAMALLRAAIAVEHGDLEGGEGASINLADMLINQAQATNDLPTAAEARRLLEDVVARLGERHPSRFFALQKLTVACQVFAHLCGDPSAPAALQAWERAASAARESLVRMAGGDPNHALSQTLLAMTQLNRHAAGEPVDLAEVVRVARDGARNPAAHGVTRVQAAHGWGLAAVRAGDRAEALEGYAYAVGLLPGIAPRGLARIDQEARLTSGEGVASDAAALAIDAGRPDYALALLEQGRGVLLGQGLEDRADVSRLRELDPVRAAEFERVRDELSAPPPLSPTQDAHRAGEIAEARHALAARWSRLLAEVRELPGLDGFLRPPAVPELVAAADGGPVVVVNVSVHRCDALIVTAGAGIDVVPLPGLALEAVIGRVAEFVDGIETAYGTNGVDEAVAMMGTLSGTLGWLWDVIAAPVLAHLGLDAEPAAGAPWPRLWWCPTGWLSFLPLHAAGRGGRDSGTWVMDRAVSSYTPTLRALVRARAGLTAGAGARVRARPRPLVVALAETPGASPLPGVVREAEVLAELFPGGRLMSGPDATVAAVGGALEAHPWVHFSCHGVSEPLTPSRSGLVLYDGRLTVSDVATRRPGNPELAVLSACSASQGGIELSDEAVQLAASFQLAGYPHVIGTLWPISDKLATHLTEELYTALAEDVALGRPLDPAAALHRPVRALRDRYARAPHLWAAHIHSGP
- the serC gene encoding phosphoserine transaminase; this encodes MADIQIPADIKPADGRFGAGPSKVRTEALDALAATGTSLLGTSHRQAPVKNLVGAVREGVRDLFSLPEGYEVILGNGGSTAFWDIATHGLIESKSQHLNFGEFSSKFAKAAKLAPWLADPTVIASDPGTHPDPKAEAGVDVYAFTHNETSTGVAAPVKRVAGADEGSLVLVDATSGAGGLPVDIAETDVYYFAPQKSFASDGGLWIGVFSPAALERAARIHASGRHIPEFFSLPTAIDNSLKNQTYNTPALATLFLLNEQLTWMNTQGGLDFTTGRTAASSGHLYGWAEESKYATPFVTDPAKRSQVIGTIDFADEIDASAIAKVLRANGIVDTDPYRKLGRNQLRVAMFPAIDPSDVQALTACIDYVIEKL
- a CDS encoding GNAT family N-acetyltransferase; the protein is MTTDRRGPAPFATPRLDALPLRVEYADEMAAVLADPALHTFTGGAPETSDALRARYVRQTAGSPDPDELWCNWVLRAGDGLVGYVQATVRGDRAEIAWVVGVPWQGRGYAREAARGLVAHLRETGVRTVIAHIHPGHTASAAVAAGAGLTRTGEWEDDEERWALG
- a CDS encoding Uma2 family endonuclease, coding for MSTAGVGPLTDDGRELLATADRLSELHPGYRFEIIGGVVTVAPLRDGPHANALTTVMIALFEAGLGGEETEVLQGIGLWLPGGPDDYAIPDLSLVDADFDEHLIEYNCYDPAVFRLVLEVTSSNYASDLRHKVAAYAEAKIPVYVILDRKHGRVHVLTEPLGSSYDRHEVYAPGQQAPLPASIGAEVSLDVAELIDAGRAKPRTPDA